Proteins co-encoded in one Candidatus Goldiibacteriota bacterium genomic window:
- a CDS encoding PorV/PorQ family protein produces MLKKTILTLAVFFLLSGTAFSDIAQIGTTSNNFLKIMAPAKPAAMGETYVALADDVNSIQYNPAGLSKSLLSGISFTHIIWFQDIAFENLNLSFPSPAGTFGFSVNWMHFADTMFKTEVDPSSITGYSTEYEFSPYSFYGTLAYSKEFSRDFYIGAALKILNYAIDPNDDKGAALSFMADFGLIYDMEFLEGLSAGVSFKNLGPGTSFVKETYLQPMNILAGIGFESQYFDIEGGIEYYSDNNINYSVGTNITLFEVLNLRAGYKGGTVPRLSFGGGIEFGGAAIDYAFVPYTIDGLGYTHRASLTYSFGSPEVKLRAYPAVFSPNGDKVVDYVRLLPDVMSPSKARAASIKITDAMGIAVRTVKINLRKKLFWNGMDSLGMPASEGDYFIQLDVDYGKGIKSSSSPARVEVDLTPPSITVDGSPKLVKPGRLDTLLVPVNFNMSAFDKNGIGQWKLVIYGPDNLPFRTYTGTGDPMMVTWDGKDDLGINQVDTGKTYSYALFASDSVGNWGKSRAKQVKILFREVVINLSADTLFDLGKADVKIAVYSDIKKIADQIKGYQNPRITVEGHTDNLQMKRGVYADNMELSKARAQAVVNFFVELFDMDRNIFRVVGYGESRPVADNNTPEGRRDNRRVTIRISGIVYE; encoded by the coding sequence GGCTCCTGCAAAACCGGCTGCAATGGGTGAAACTTATGTTGCGCTGGCGGATGACGTTAATTCCATTCAGTATAATCCCGCCGGATTATCAAAAAGCCTGCTTTCCGGCATATCATTCACTCATATTATATGGTTTCAGGACATTGCTTTTGAAAATCTTAACCTTTCTTTTCCTTCGCCCGCAGGCACTTTTGGGTTTTCCGTCAACTGGATGCACTTTGCCGATACAATGTTTAAAACAGAAGTTGACCCCTCTTCTATAACAGGATATTCCACAGAATATGAATTCAGCCCTTACAGTTTTTACGGGACACTGGCATACAGCAAAGAATTTTCCCGCGACTTCTACATAGGCGCGGCGCTTAAAATATTAAATTACGCCATTGATCCCAATGACGACAAAGGCGCTGCGTTGTCATTTATGGCGGATTTCGGCCTTATTTATGACATGGAATTTTTAGAAGGGCTGTCCGCGGGCGTATCATTCAAGAACCTTGGCCCCGGCACTTCGTTTGTAAAAGAAACTTACCTTCAGCCGATGAACATTCTTGCCGGAATAGGTTTTGAGAGCCAATATTTTGATATAGAAGGCGGCATTGAATATTACTCTGACAACAACATAAATTACTCTGTCGGCACTAACATAACACTGTTTGAAGTCCTGAATTTAAGGGCCGGCTATAAAGGCGGCACGGTTCCGCGCCTTTCTTTTGGCGGCGGCATAGAATTCGGCGGCGCGGCAATTGATTACGCTTTTGTCCCATATACCATTGACGGCCTTGGCTACACGCACAGGGCGTCATTAACCTACAGTTTTGGCTCTCCGGAAGTGAAATTAAGGGCATATCCCGCGGTGTTCTCGCCAAATGGCGACAAGGTTGTGGATTACGTAAGGCTTCTGCCCGATGTCATGTCTCCGTCCAAAGCAAGAGCCGCGTCTATAAAAATTACCGACGCCATGGGAATAGCGGTCAGGACAGTAAAAATAAATCTCCGCAAAAAACTTTTCTGGAACGGAATGGATTCGCTTGGCATGCCTGCATCAGAAGGCGATTACTTTATTCAGCTTGATGTTGATTACGGCAAGGGTATTAAATCATCATCCTCGCCGGCAAGGGTGGAAGTGGACTTAACTCCGCCGTCTATTACTGTTGACGGCAGCCCCAAACTTGTAAAGCCGGGCAGGCTTGACACTTTACTTGTACCTGTTAATTTTAACATGTCAGCGTTTGATAAAAACGGCATAGGGCAGTGGAAGCTTGTAATCTACGGCCCGGATAACCTGCCTTTCAGGACTTATACGGGAACAGGCGACCCTATGATGGTAACATGGGACGGCAAAGACGACCTTGGTATAAACCAGGTGGACACCGGCAAAACATATTCGTACGCGCTGTTTGCGTCCGACAGTGTGGGCAACTGGGGTAAAAGCAGGGCTAAACAGGTAAAGATACTTTTCAGGGAAGTGGTTATAAACCTTTCCGCCGATACGCTGTTTGATCTTGGCAAAGCGGACGTAAAGATAGCGGTTTACAGCGACATCAAAAAGATTGCCGACCAGATTAAGGGCTATCAGAATCCCAGAATAACAGTTGAAGGGCATACGGATAACCTGCAGATGAAGCGCGGTGTTTACGCCGACAATATGGAGCTTTCAAAAGCCAGGGCGCAAGCGGTTGTTAATTTCTTTGTTGAACTCTTTGACATGGACAGGAATATTTTCAGGGTGGTAGGCTACGGCGAAAGCAGGCCGGTTGCGGATAATAACACTCCCGAAGGAAGGCGCGATAACAGAAGGGTTACAATAAGAATTTCGGGAATTGTTTATGAATAA
- a CDS encoding IclR family transcriptional regulator — MRRKQSYDTTVQSVERTLDIIETLSAHKTGVGVTTLSKELKLHKSTVHRLLTTLMLRKYVEQDTETSKYRLGMRLFELGNAVLSKLDIRQHAMPYLRQLWRETGETIGLAIVDQYKVLYVDVLETLERVGVKSNVGERMPLHASACGKTWLASLPDDRINEVIKLIKFEPMTPYTIDNEAKLKEAIKQSREIGYSVDNQEYSPDLISVAAPVRNFRGRVIACVAITAPALRTDEARIKDLGERVKVASQKISQSMGFNK; from the coding sequence TTGAGAAGAAAACAGTCTTATGACACAACGGTACAGTCGGTAGAAAGGACACTGGATATTATAGAGACTTTAAGCGCGCACAAAACAGGCGTGGGAGTAACAACTCTTTCCAAGGAACTTAAACTGCATAAAAGCACCGTGCACCGCCTTTTAACCACCTTAATGCTTCGCAAATATGTGGAACAGGACACGGAGACTTCCAAATACCGCCTTGGAATGCGTTTATTTGAACTTGGAAACGCCGTACTGTCAAAACTTGATATCCGCCAGCACGCCATGCCGTATTTAAGGCAGCTGTGGAGGGAAACCGGCGAGACAATAGGATTAGCCATTGTTGACCAGTATAAAGTCCTGTACGTTGACGTCCTTGAAACCCTTGAACGCGTTGGGGTAAAGTCCAACGTCGGCGAACGCATGCCGCTGCACGCTTCTGCCTGCGGAAAAACGTGGCTTGCCAGCCTTCCGGATGACAGAATAAATGAAGTGATAAAGCTTATTAAATTTGAACCCATGACGCCTTATACAATTGATAACGAAGCCAAATTAAAAGAAGCCATAAAACAAAGCCGCGAAATCGGATATTCCGTAGACAACCAGGAATATTCTCCCGACTTAATATCCGTGGCAGCGCCTGTAAGAAACTTCAGGGGCAGGGTAATTGCCTGCGTTGCAATTACAGCGCCCGCGTTAAGGACAGATGAAGCAAGAATAAAAGACCTTGGCGAGCGCGTAAAGGTTGCTTCACAGAAAATTTCCCAGAGCATGGGATTTAATAAATAA
- a CDS encoding glycoside hydrolase family 5 protein yields the protein MKHLSGVNLGGFFSQVKDDIFTDGHLDTFITEKDIQQIKNWGFNSVRLPVDNFFFETAPFKYDESRLKRVDKVITDAEKHGLDVILDLHKAPGHSFAFKERESNNIWDKSSESNKRFLHIWDMFSKRYAQRPNMLLELMNEPVAPEASQWNAICDDAIAVIRNNDKHHSIIVESNLWGMCRQFENLKKFDDDNIIYSFHFYEPILITHQFAPWVSFVIYDIYKKAVKYPGRPDGIGDAIKLTEEKDNKFAELLRGQDRMWDINELEKAMQPVFDFQKKHNVPVYCGEFGVVVLADPETRKNWLNDFISIMKKHKISYSYWSYKNMDFGVIDHTELYKDNPNYDKNRLDGNTLKALQNGIL from the coding sequence ATGAAACATTTAAGCGGGGTTAATCTTGGCGGTTTTTTCTCTCAGGTTAAAGATGATATTTTTACCGACGGGCATCTGGATACTTTCATCACAGAAAAAGACATTCAGCAGATAAAAAACTGGGGCTTTAACTCCGTGCGCCTGCCGGTTGATAATTTCTTTTTTGAAACAGCGCCGTTCAAATATGATGAATCGCGGTTAAAAAGGGTTGATAAGGTCATTACTGACGCGGAAAAACACGGCCTTGACGTTATTCTGGACCTGCACAAAGCGCCCGGACATTCCTTTGCGTTTAAGGAAAGGGAATCTAACAACATCTGGGATAAGTCTTCCGAAAGTAACAAGCGTTTTCTTCATATATGGGACATGTTTTCAAAACGCTACGCGCAGCGCCCAAATATGCTTTTGGAACTTATGAATGAACCTGTGGCGCCTGAAGCTTCGCAGTGGAACGCTATATGCGATGATGCCATTGCCGTAATAAGAAACAACGACAAACACCACTCCATTATTGTGGAATCAAACCTTTGGGGCATGTGCAGGCAGTTTGAAAACCTTAAGAAATTTGATGACGATAACATAATCTACAGTTTTCATTTTTACGAACCCATACTTATCACTCATCAGTTTGCGCCGTGGGTCTCTTTTGTAATTTATGATATTTATAAGAAAGCCGTAAAATACCCGGGCAGGCCCGACGGTATCGGCGACGCCATAAAACTTACCGAAGAAAAAGACAATAAATTCGCGGAACTTCTGCGCGGGCAGGACAGGATGTGGGATATAAACGAACTTGAAAAAGCCATGCAGCCGGTATTTGATTTTCAGAAAAAACATAACGTGCCGGTTTATTGCGGTGAATTCGGCGTGGTGGTGCTGGCTGACCCGGAAACAAGAAAAAACTGGTTAAATGATTTTATTTCTATAATGAAGAAACACAAAATTTCCTATTCTTACTGGAGCTATAAAAATATGGACTTTGGAGTGATAGACCACACAGAACTGTATAAAGACAACCCTAATTATGACAAAAACCGTCTTGACGGAAACACTTTAAAGGCATTGCAGAATGGAATTCTTTAA
- the tgt gene encoding tRNA guanosine(34) transglycosylase Tgt has product MEFFKVLHKYKLARACEINTIHGTIKTPVFMPVGTQATVKLMTPEDMYDMGVDVILGNTYHLFLRPGMDIMKKAGGLHKFMNWKRPILTDSGGFQVFSLSQFRKITPEGVKFKSHIDGAEHFLTPEKVIDIQTDLGSDIMMVLDECPPYPAERKYIEDSLDLTLAWAKRAREYHKSDTSFLFGIIQGGVHKDLREKSMEELFKMDFPGYSIGGVSVGEGKDLINQGVDWCAPFMPENKPRYLMGVGTPEDIWYAVEKGVDMFDCVFPTRIARNGAVYTKEGQISVRNGEYKEDFRPMDPGCGCYACQNYTRAYIRHLFNTHELLGMRLTTLHNIYFMIRLMDNIRKSIFEDRYEKAKEEFFSVYKLRS; this is encoded by the coding sequence ATGGAATTCTTTAAGGTACTTCATAAATACAAACTTGCCCGCGCGTGTGAAATAAACACCATTCACGGCACAATAAAGACGCCTGTCTTTATGCCGGTTGGCACGCAGGCAACTGTAAAATTAATGACCCCGGAAGACATGTACGACATGGGCGTTGACGTAATTCTGGGCAACACCTACCATCTTTTTCTGCGCCCCGGAATGGACATAATGAAAAAAGCCGGCGGGCTTCATAAGTTCATGAACTGGAAAAGGCCTATTTTAACAGACAGCGGCGGGTTTCAGGTGTTTTCGCTTTCCCAGTTCAGAAAAATAACCCCGGAAGGCGTAAAGTTTAAGTCGCACATAGACGGCGCGGAACACTTTTTAACGCCGGAAAAGGTAATAGATATTCAGACTGATTTGGGCAGCGATATCATGATGGTGCTTGACGAATGCCCGCCGTATCCCGCGGAAAGAAAATATATTGAGGATTCGCTTGACCTTACTTTGGCGTGGGCTAAAAGGGCAAGGGAGTATCATAAAAGCGATACCAGTTTTTTATTCGGAATTATTCAGGGCGGCGTGCATAAAGACCTGCGCGAAAAATCCATGGAAGAACTTTTTAAAATGGATTTTCCCGGCTATTCTATAGGCGGCGTTTCAGTGGGCGAAGGCAAAGACCTTATTAATCAGGGCGTTGACTGGTGCGCGCCTTTTATGCCGGAAAACAAACCAAGATATTTAATGGGCGTAGGCACACCGGAAGATATCTGGTACGCGGTTGAAAAGGGCGTGGATATGTTTGACTGCGTCTTTCCCACGCGCATAGCAAGAAACGGCGCCGTCTATACCAAAGAAGGGCAGATATCCGTCCGTAACGGCGAATATAAAGAAGATTTCCGCCCCATGGACCCCGGCTGCGGCTGCTACGCGTGCCAAAATTATACCCGCGCCTACATCCGCCATCTGTTCAACACGCACGAACTGCTGGGCATGAGGCTGACCACTTTACACAACATTTATTTCATGATAAGATTGATGGATAATATTAGAAAATCAATATTTGAAGACCGTTACGAGAAAGCAAAAGAGGAATTTTTCAGCGTTTATAAGCTGAGATCATAG
- the yajC gene encoding preprotein translocase subunit YajC: MFTTLLFAAETAVPAAGAAPGQPSMIASFLPLVLIFVVFYFMFIMPQRKEQKKLKEMMASLKVGDKVVTNAGIVGTISKILEKDDILAIKCGENTTINVIRAYVSRKIEKEDASPVQAEEPKK, encoded by the coding sequence ATGTTTACAACTTTACTTTTCGCAGCAGAAACAGCAGTACCCGCGGCAGGAGCAGCACCCGGCCAGCCGTCAATGATTGCGTCGTTTTTACCTTTGGTTCTTATTTTTGTGGTTTTCTATTTTATGTTTATCATGCCGCAGCGCAAAGAACAGAAGAAACTTAAAGAAATGATGGCTTCGCTTAAGGTCGGCGACAAGGTAGTGACCAACGCCGGCATAGTGGGCACCATAAGCAAGATACTTGAAAAAGACGACATCCTGGCTATTAAGTGCGGAGAAAACACCACAATTAACGTCATTAGGGCTTATGTTTCAAGAAAAATAGAAAAAGAGGACGCTTCGCCTGTACAGGCAGAAGAACCAAAAAAATAA
- the galT gene encoding galactose-1-phosphate uridylyltransferase encodes MSEFRKDPLSNRWIITLDDKTFIPTTGRALPADLPEKDDNCPFCPGNEDKTGKEIYRVDSSKGAWSIRVVPNNNPYLQIETQLKKKGDAIYDIIAGTGANEVIIETPLHNGGFDNISQEQAGELIKVYRSRMCDLLKDARLEYILIFKNKGARAGANLAHPHSQLMAMPVIPKTISDEMTEAEQYYKFKTRCPFCDTLEAELASRSRLIKESENFISFVPFASRTPFEVWIMPKHHTSHFYTINDPMSAELGELLKDSITRVNKALNHPPYNYMIHTAPAKSPEIPFFHWHIEILPRVKSIAGFEWGSGFYINPTLPEESAEYLRGL; translated from the coding sequence ATGTCGGAATTTCGTAAGGATCCGCTTAGTAACCGCTGGATAATTACACTGGACGACAAGACCTTTATCCCCACAACCGGAAGGGCATTACCGGCGGACCTGCCCGAGAAGGATGACAACTGTCCGTTTTGCCCGGGCAACGAGGATAAAACCGGTAAAGAAATTTACAGGGTGGATTCTTCCAAAGGCGCCTGGTCCATACGGGTTGTTCCTAATAATAACCCTTATCTTCAGATAGAGACCCAGCTGAAGAAAAAAGGCGATGCCATTTACGACATCATTGCCGGCACAGGGGCTAACGAGGTAATAATAGAAACCCCGCTTCACAACGGCGGTTTTGACAATATTTCACAGGAACAGGCAGGGGAACTTATCAAAGTTTACAGGTCAAGGATGTGCGACCTTTTAAAGGACGCCCGCCTTGAATACATCCTTATCTTTAAAAACAAGGGCGCGCGCGCGGGGGCAAACCTTGCCCATCCGCATTCCCAGTTAATGGCAATGCCTGTAATTCCCAAGACAATTTCCGACGAAATGACGGAAGCGGAGCAGTATTACAAATTCAAGACCCGCTGCCCGTTCTGCGACACCCTTGAAGCGGAACTTGCCTCGCGTTCCAGGCTTATAAAAGAGAGCGAAAACTTTATAAGCTTTGTCCCGTTTGCTTCAAGGACGCCTTTTGAAGTCTGGATAATGCCAAAACATCACACAAGCCATTTCTACACCATAAACGACCCTATGTCGGCGGAACTGGGGGAATTATTAAAAGACTCCATTACAAGGGTCAACAAGGCCCTGAATCACCCGCCTTACAACTACATGATTCATACCGCGCCTGCGAAATCACCGGAAATCCCATTTTTCCACTGGCACATAGAGATTCTGCCCAGGGTAAAAAGTATTGCCGGGTTTGAATGGGGAAGCGGTTTTTACATTAATCCCACGCTGCCGGAAGAGTCCGCGGAATACTTAAGGGGGCTTTAA
- the xseA gene encoding exodeoxyribonuclease VII large subunit, producing MPVSNSEDRILTVSEASVIVKELLEGGLNNVWIKGEISNYSTPSSGHVYFTLKDNDNQIKVAYFRGASKCNKLGIEDGKEIMVFGKVSAYGKRSEYQLIASEIQVTGVGALLVEFEKLKKKLSDKGLFKEEHKRQIPYPPARIAIVTSPTGAAIRDVIKILKKRYTPLYVLVYPSLMQGNEAPAQIIKAINDINEDGSFDVILLTRGGGSMEDLWAFNDENLAHAIYDSKTPVISAVGHEIDFTIADFVADMRAPTPSGAAEMLVPDTADIVRRLTVIKDRITSSLESIVDLGRERLTKLMQRYGFKMPFKIYEDSSRQLDELQMRLKKALSYSVEGTESRLNLLKEKMQLLNPLAVLKKGYSVVYETSTGKVVTDASRLKAGDNLNIKVYSGEIEAAVSRVKKDK from the coding sequence ATGCCCGTTTCTAATTCCGAAGACAGGATACTTACGGTATCAGAAGCCTCTGTAATTGTTAAAGAGTTACTTGAGGGCGGGCTTAATAACGTATGGATTAAAGGCGAAATATCAAATTATTCAACCCCTTCTTCAGGCCACGTTTACTTCACCTTAAAAGATAACGATAATCAGATTAAGGTGGCTTATTTCAGGGGCGCGTCCAAATGCAATAAATTAGGGATTGAAGACGGCAAAGAGATAATGGTTTTCGGAAAGGTGTCAGCTTACGGAAAACGCTCTGAATACCAGCTTATCGCCTCTGAAATCCAGGTGACAGGAGTTGGTGCGTTACTTGTAGAATTCGAGAAATTAAAGAAAAAACTAAGCGATAAAGGTTTATTTAAAGAAGAACATAAACGGCAAATACCTTATCCGCCGGCGCGTATCGCGATAGTTACAAGCCCTACCGGCGCCGCCATCAGGGATGTCATCAAGATTCTTAAAAAAAGATATACGCCGCTATATGTGCTTGTGTACCCGTCTTTAATGCAGGGCAATGAAGCGCCGGCGCAGATAATTAAAGCCATTAATGATATTAACGAAGACGGCAGTTTTGACGTAATCCTTTTAACCCGCGGCGGCGGTTCCATGGAAGATTTGTGGGCTTTTAACGACGAAAACCTGGCGCACGCCATCTATGATTCCAAAACGCCTGTAATTTCCGCCGTTGGCCATGAAATAGACTTTACCATAGCTGATTTTGTCGCGGACATGCGCGCGCCTACGCCTTCCGGCGCGGCAGAGATGCTTGTCCCGGACACCGCGGACATTGTCCGCAGGCTGACGGTTATAAAGGACAGAATAACATCTTCGCTGGAATCCATTGTGGACTTAGGCAGGGAACGGCTGACAAAACTTATGCAGAGATACGGCTTTAAAATGCCGTTTAAAATTTACGAAGACTCTTCGCGGCAGCTGGACGAACTTCAGATGCGTTTGAAAAAAGCGCTGTCTTACAGCGTTGAAGGTACGGAATCCCGGCTAAACCTTTTAAAAGAAAAAATGCAGCTGTTAAACCCGCTGGCGGTTTTAAAAAAAGGGTATTCGGTAGTTTATGAAACATCCACGGGAAAAGTGGTGACAGACGCGTCGCGCTTAAAAGCCGGCGATAATCTTAATATTAAAGTTTACAGCGGCGAAATAGAAGCCGCCGTCAGCAGAGTAAAAAAAGACAAATAA
- the xseB gene encoding exodeoxyribonuclease VII small subunit, producing the protein MAKKAQETKAGFEVFLNEIEQIVDSLESGELSLDDAIAQYEKGMALAEKCEKSLKEAKMKIEIVKKKTAKGMETENFEDGDDDEDENDPEDNDDDDDNDNNDGKLPF; encoded by the coding sequence ATGGCAAAAAAAGCGCAGGAAACAAAAGCGGGATTTGAAGTGTTCTTAAACGAAATAGAGCAGATAGTTGACAGCCTTGAATCAGGCGAACTGTCCCTTGATGACGCCATAGCGCAGTATGAAAAAGGGATGGCGCTGGCGGAAAAATGCGAAAAATCACTTAAAGAAGCAAAGATGAAAATAGAAATAGTAAAAAAGAAAACCGCTAAAGGGATGGAAACGGAGAATTTCGAAGACGGCGATGATGATGAAGATGAAAATGACCCCGAAGATAACGATGATGACGACGACAATGACAACAACGACGGAAAGCTTCCGTTTTAA
- a CDS encoding polyprenyl synthetase family protein: MKKLLNGLIQITDEALKGYLSPKKGHPARIYKAMRYSVFAGGKRLRPVLCLMAAKACGLSYKDALPAACALEMIHTYSLIHDDLPAMDNDDLRRGKPTCHKKFDEATAILAGDALLTKAFETALSASNNKKTSATALRAALEIAKGAGSEGMVGGQMADIENEGKKHTKKALIYIHGHKTGSLITASVASGAILAGADAKKEKLFRAFGEKIGLAFQIADDILDETGDEKKMGKKLRKDSGAGKLTWPAVFGLEESRKKAYKLLFEARRILGKIDGGTNDLFMLAEMFVNRTH; the protein is encoded by the coding sequence ATGAAAAAACTTTTAAACGGACTTATACAGATAACAGATGAAGCGCTTAAAGGGTATTTATCACCCAAAAAAGGGCACCCCGCGCGCATTTATAAAGCCATGCGGTACAGCGTATTTGCGGGCGGTAAAAGATTAAGGCCTGTTTTGTGCCTTATGGCGGCCAAAGCGTGCGGCCTTTCATACAAAGACGCGCTTCCCGCGGCGTGCGCGCTGGAAATGATACACACTTATTCGCTTATTCACGACGACCTGCCGGCAATGGACAATGACGACCTGCGCAGGGGCAAGCCCACCTGCCATAAAAAGTTTGACGAAGCCACGGCAATACTTGCAGGCGACGCGCTTTTAACAAAGGCGTTTGAAACAGCGCTGTCAGCTTCAAATAACAAGAAGACATCCGCAACAGCCCTTCGCGCGGCGCTTGAAATTGCCAAAGGCGCGGGTTCCGAAGGCATGGTTGGCGGGCAGATGGCAGACATAGAAAACGAAGGCAAGAAACATACAAAAAAAGCGCTTATATATATACACGGGCATAAAACAGGTTCGTTAATAACCGCTTCGGTTGCATCGGGCGCGATACTTGCCGGCGCTGACGCGAAAAAAGAAAAACTGTTCCGCGCTTTCGGCGAAAAAATAGGCCTTGCTTTCCAGATAGCCGATGACATACTTGACGAGACCGGCGATGAAAAAAAGATGGGCAAAAAGTTAAGAAAAGACAGCGGCGCGGGAAAACTGACCTGGCCTGCGGTGTTTGGCCTTGAAGAATCCCGAAAAAAAGCTTATAAATTACTCTTTGAAGCAAGGCGGATTTTAGGTAAAATAGATGGCGGCACAAATGACCTTTTTATGCTTGCGGAAATGTTTGTAAACAGAACACACTAA
- a CDS encoding divergent PAP2 family protein: MASFIDGLQALWDVLIVIITHKIFYTTFISWFAAQFIKFALHLILCRKINFHLLVGTGGMPSSHTATVIAVTNAVGMHSGYDSAVFMVALCYCIVVISDAMGVRRAAGKQAEVLNKMMDEFGHQKFSPNRLKELLGHTPLEAIAGILIGLFLSIIIYNW; encoded by the coding sequence ATGGCTTCATTTATTGACGGATTACAGGCTCTATGGGATGTTTTAATTGTTATAATAACTCACAAGATATTTTATACCACCTTTATTTCATGGTTTGCGGCGCAGTTTATCAAGTTCGCACTTCACCTGATACTGTGCAGAAAGATTAACTTTCACCTTCTTGTGGGAACCGGAGGAATGCCGTCGTCGCATACGGCAACCGTTATAGCCGTTACAAACGCGGTGGGAATGCATTCCGGTTATGATTCGGCGGTATTTATGGTGGCGCTGTGCTACTGCATAGTGGTAATAAGCGACGCTATGGGCGTAAGAAGGGCCGCGGGCAAGCAGGCGGAAGTGCTTAATAAAATGATGGATGAATTCGGACACCAGAAATTCTCGCCAAACCGGTTAAAAGAACTGCTTGGACATACGCCCCTTGAAGCCATAGCCGGGATTCTTATAGGCCTTTTCCTGTCCATCATTATTTATAACTGGTAA